One genomic segment of Protaetiibacter intestinalis includes these proteins:
- a CDS encoding TadE/TadG family type IV pilus assembly protein, whose protein sequence is MGAGRIRRVFADDAGSAPVEFVLVGVLLTFLTLAVLQLALALHIRNTVLDAAAEGARFGALADNVPADAAPRTAELIATAVGPDYARDIRVSEGSWMGAPAVIVTVRTTLPLLGLLGPDRALEVEGHAARETLD, encoded by the coding sequence GTGGGGGCCGGCCGCATCCGTCGCGTGTTCGCCGACGACGCCGGATCGGCGCCCGTCGAGTTCGTGCTCGTCGGGGTGCTGCTGACCTTCCTCACGCTCGCGGTGCTGCAGCTCGCCCTCGCGCTGCACATCCGCAACACCGTGCTCGACGCGGCCGCCGAGGGCGCCCGCTTCGGGGCGCTCGCCGACAACGTGCCGGCGGATGCGGCGCCGCGCACCGCGGAGCTCATCGCGACCGCCGTCGGCCCCGACTACGCGCGCGACATCCGGGTGAGCGAGGGCTCGTGGATGGGCGCGCCCGCCGTCATCGTCACGGTGCGCACCACCCTGCCGCTGCTCGGACTGCTCGGCCCCGACCGCGCGCTGGAGGTCGAGGGCCATGCGGCTCGCGAGACGCTGGACTGA
- a CDS encoding pilus assembly protein TadG-related protein, which yields MRRQRLAADEGSTLPLVIFFGFLALAVVLVVTAATSLYLEKKRLFTLADGAALVGAEAFELDAVSLTPDGPRPVLESADVASAVAGYLDGNPMAEFEELAVDEAASVDGRSATVTMSATWRPPIVTVFVPDGIRIDATATARSVFG from the coding sequence ATGAGGCGGCAGCGGCTCGCCGCGGACGAGGGCTCGACGCTGCCCCTCGTCATCTTCTTCGGCTTCCTCGCGCTCGCGGTCGTGCTCGTCGTGACGGCCGCCACCTCGCTCTACCTCGAGAAGAAGCGGCTGTTCACGCTCGCCGACGGTGCCGCGCTCGTCGGTGCGGAGGCCTTCGAGCTCGACGCGGTGTCGCTCACGCCGGACGGACCGCGGCCCGTGCTCGAGAGCGCGGACGTGGCATCCGCGGTCGCCGGCTACCTCGACGGCAACCCGATGGCCGAGTTCGAGGAGCTCGCCGTCGACGAGGCGGCCAGCGTCGACGGTCGCAGCGCGACCGTCACGATGTCGGCCACCTGGCGCCCGCCGATCGTCACCGTGTTCGTGCCCGACGGCATCCGCATCGACGCCACCGCGACCGCGAGGTCCGTCTTCGGGTGA
- a CDS encoding MFS transporter, whose amino-acid sequence MTARPDDPRFPWRQVVVAAFLPTILFSIGEGAIIPVIPVVAHELGTGLAGAGLIAAMIVVGELLGDIPSGALVARIGERAAMIAACVVSIAGSALAVFATEPWMLGVAILLIGLATAVFALARHAFMTSFVPPVFRARALSTLGGTFRLGFLIGPFATAGVIQATGVAAYAFWIQVAACLAAGVVLVVLHDPAEVAAAGPTAGVVEAVEAERGLWRTIAANRRVLLTLGSGSATVAALRSSRNVILPLWAVSIGMHEATAAIVIGSAAAVDFALFYAGGWIMDRFGRLWTAVPSMIGLGLSHLLLAVTHDVPNAQLWFVVVAVTLALSNGIGAGILMTLGADLADPAHPAPFLGAWRFTNDTGAALAPLAIAGVTAVASLPIAVGVMGVVGLLGALDLRIFVPRYSQRRPR is encoded by the coding sequence ATGACCGCGCGCCCCGACGATCCCCGTTTCCCGTGGCGTCAGGTCGTCGTGGCGGCGTTCCTGCCGACCATCCTGTTCTCGATCGGCGAGGGCGCGATCATCCCGGTGATCCCCGTCGTGGCCCACGAGCTGGGCACCGGGCTCGCGGGCGCGGGCCTCATCGCGGCGATGATCGTGGTCGGCGAGCTGCTCGGCGACATCCCGAGCGGCGCCCTGGTGGCGCGGATCGGCGAGCGCGCGGCGATGATCGCCGCGTGCGTCGTGTCGATCGCGGGCAGTGCGCTCGCGGTGTTCGCGACGGAGCCGTGGATGCTGGGGGTCGCGATTCTGCTGATCGGCCTCGCGACGGCGGTGTTCGCGCTGGCCCGCCACGCCTTCATGACGAGCTTCGTGCCGCCGGTGTTCCGCGCGCGGGCGCTCTCGACGCTCGGGGGCACCTTCCGTCTCGGCTTCCTGATCGGCCCGTTCGCCACCGCCGGGGTGATCCAGGCGACGGGCGTCGCCGCGTACGCGTTCTGGATCCAGGTGGCGGCCTGCCTCGCCGCCGGCGTGGTGCTCGTCGTGCTGCACGACCCGGCCGAGGTGGCCGCCGCGGGCCCCACGGCGGGCGTCGTGGAGGCGGTGGAGGCCGAGCGGGGGCTCTGGCGCACGATCGCGGCGAACCGCCGCGTGCTGCTGACGCTCGGGAGCGGCTCCGCCACGGTGGCGGCGCTGCGCTCGAGCCGCAACGTCATCCTGCCCCTGTGGGCGGTGTCGATCGGCATGCACGAGGCGACGGCGGCGATCGTGATCGGCTCGGCAGCCGCGGTCGACTTCGCGCTGTTCTACGCGGGCGGCTGGATCATGGACCGCTTCGGGCGCCTGTGGACGGCGGTGCCGTCGATGATCGGCCTCGGGCTCTCGCACCTGCTGCTCGCGGTCACCCACGACGTGCCGAACGCCCAGCTGTGGTTCGTGGTGGTGGCGGTGACGCTGGCGCTCTCGAACGGCATCGGGGCGGGCATCCTGATGACGCTCGGCGCCGACCTCGCCGACCCCGCGCATCCGGCCCCCTTCCTCGGGGCGTGGCGGTTCACGAACGACACCGGAGCGGCGCTCGCCCCGCTCGCGATCGCGGGCGTCACGGCGGTGGCCTCGCTGCCGATCGCGGTGGGCGTGATGGGGGTCGTCGGGCTGCTCGGCGCGCTCGATCTGCGCATCTTCGTGCCGCGGTACTCGCAGCGGCGTCCACGCTGA
- the prfB gene encoding peptide chain release factor 2: protein MLDDLPAQLAALRSTFDDIRAVVGVERLEAEIADLSEKAGAPDLWDDPENAQKVTSALSHRQAELTRITGVERRIDDLEVLVELAREAEDADTAAEAEAEYEALKKTIGDLEVQTLLDGEYDARSAVVTIRSGAGGDDATDFAEMLLRMYLRWAERHGYPVKVMDTSYAEGAGIKSATFEVDAPYAYGTLSIEAGTHRLARISPFGSADKRQTSFAAVEVIPVMEEAQEVEIPEGDIRVDVFRSSGPGGQSVNTTDSAVRITHLPTGLVVSMQNEKSQIQNRAAAMRVLQTRLLLLKREEEAAKKKELAGVITASWGDQMRSYFLYGQQLVKDLRTGYEVGNPAAVFDGDLDGLIAAGIRWRKQDHED, encoded by the coding sequence ATGCTCGATGACCTCCCCGCACAGCTCGCCGCCCTCCGCAGCACCTTCGACGACATCCGCGCCGTCGTGGGGGTGGAGCGGCTCGAGGCCGAGATCGCCGACCTCTCCGAGAAGGCCGGCGCCCCGGACCTCTGGGACGACCCCGAGAACGCCCAGAAGGTGACGAGCGCGCTCAGCCACCGCCAGGCCGAACTCACCCGCATCACCGGCGTCGAGCGCCGCATCGACGACCTCGAGGTGCTCGTCGAGCTCGCGCGCGAGGCAGAGGATGCCGACACGGCCGCCGAGGCGGAGGCCGAGTACGAGGCGCTCAAGAAGACCATCGGCGACCTCGAGGTGCAGACCCTGCTCGACGGCGAGTACGACGCCCGCTCGGCCGTCGTCACCATCCGCTCCGGCGCCGGCGGCGACGACGCCACCGACTTCGCCGAGATGCTGCTGCGCATGTACCTGCGCTGGGCCGAGCGCCACGGCTACCCCGTGAAGGTCATGGACACCTCCTACGCGGAGGGCGCCGGCATCAAGTCGGCCACCTTCGAGGTCGACGCCCCCTACGCCTACGGCACCCTCTCGATCGAGGCGGGCACCCACCGGCTCGCGCGCATCAGCCCCTTCGGCTCGGCCGACAAGCGCCAGACGAGCTTCGCGGCCGTCGAGGTGATCCCCGTCATGGAGGAGGCGCAGGAGGTGGAGATCCCGGAGGGCGACATCCGCGTCGACGTGTTCCGCTCCTCCGGACCCGGCGGCCAGTCGGTCAACACGACCGACTCGGCGGTGCGCATCACCCACCTGCCGACCGGGCTCGTCGTCTCGATGCAGAACGAGAAGTCGCAGATCCAGAACCGCGCCGCCGCCATGCGCGTGCTGCAGACCCGCCTGCTGCTGCTCAAGCGCGAGGAGGAGGCTGCCAAGAAGAAGGAGCTCGCGGGCGTCATCACGGCGAGCTGGGGCGACCAGATGCGCTCCTACTTCCTCTACGGCCAGCAGCTCGTGAAGGATCTGCGCACCGGTTACGAGGTCGGCAACCCGGCCGCCGTCTTCGACGGCGACCTCGACGGGCTCATCGCGGCCGGCATCCGCTGGCGCAAGCAGGACCACGAGGACTGA
- the ftsE gene encoding cell division ATP-binding protein FtsE, producing the protein MIRFDQVTKTYSGATRPALNNVSLEVLKGEFVFLVGASGSGKSSFLRLILKEERPSKGRIHVLGHDLTSLANRKVPYFRRSLGVVFQDFRLLPAKTVFDNVAFTLQVIGKSKGFIQEAVPDVLKMVGLAGKSGRFPHELSGGEQQRVAIARAIVNKPAILLADEPTGNLDPATSAGIMTLLSTINANGTTVLMATHDSGIVDTMKRRVIELVSGQIVRDERQGGYQTQAIPVQDFGAAMERERLAASGAPAPDALRTSVPPVTAATPAAPTAPAVPTAASAPAVSPFAPRTAPVEPREPVTASVRAVTQPAASATSSAPPVPPPLVEPEAD; encoded by the coding sequence ATGATCCGATTCGACCAGGTGACGAAGACCTACTCGGGTGCCACACGTCCCGCCCTCAACAACGTGAGCCTCGAGGTGCTCAAGGGGGAGTTCGTGTTCCTCGTGGGCGCCTCCGGGTCGGGCAAGTCGAGCTTCCTGCGGCTGATCCTCAAGGAGGAGCGGCCCAGCAAGGGCAGGATCCACGTGCTCGGCCACGACCTCACGAGCCTCGCCAACCGCAAGGTGCCCTACTTCCGACGCAGCCTCGGCGTCGTGTTCCAGGACTTCCGTCTGCTGCCCGCGAAGACCGTCTTCGACAACGTGGCCTTCACCCTGCAGGTGATCGGCAAGTCGAAGGGCTTCATCCAGGAGGCGGTGCCGGATGTGCTCAAGATGGTGGGCCTCGCCGGCAAGTCGGGCAGGTTCCCGCACGAGCTCTCGGGCGGTGAGCAGCAGCGTGTCGCGATCGCGCGCGCCATCGTCAACAAGCCTGCGATCCTGCTCGCCGACGAGCCGACCGGCAACCTCGACCCGGCCACGAGCGCCGGGATCATGACGCTGCTGTCGACCATCAACGCCAACGGCACCACGGTGCTCATGGCGACCCACGACTCCGGCATCGTCGACACCATGAAGCGTCGCGTCATCGAGCTCGTCTCGGGTCAGATCGTGCGCGACGAGCGCCAGGGCGGCTACCAGACGCAGGCGATCCCGGTGCAGGACTTCGGCGCCGCGATGGAGCGCGAGCGGCTCGCCGCCTCGGGCGCGCCCGCCCCGGATGCGCTGCGCACCTCGGTGCCGCCGGTCACGGCGGCGACGCCCGCTGCGCCGACCGCCCCCGCGGTGCCGACAGCGGCATCCGCACCCGCCGTGTCGCCGTTCGCCCCGCGCACCGCGCCCGTCGAGCCGCGCGAGCCCGTCACCGCGTCCGTGCGTGCGGTGACGCAGCCCGCGGCATCCGCCACCTCCTCGGCGCCGCCCGTGCCGCCGCCGCTCGTGGAGCCGGAGGCCGACTGA
- the ftsX gene encoding permease-like cell division protein FtsX, whose product MRLGLILSEVGQGFRRNLSMVVSVILVTFISLTFFGAAVLLQLQIGQMKGYWYDRAEVTVYMCTDIVKACDGADATQEQIDAVQAQLDSPTLADFVETVNFESTEEAFARFQEEFAGSSLAELATIDSFGPDFQVKLYDPNQSDVIIDSITGMPGVDEVRDQRALLQPIFDVMNAASYTAVGIAGLMLVTAVLLISTTIRLSAFSRRRELAIMRLVGASNRFIETPFILEGVLASLIGSVLASGAVVAIVHFFVTGYLSENFTNYSFIGIQDALLVAPILVGVGALLAALSASVAIRRYLKA is encoded by the coding sequence ATGCGACTGGGACTCATCCTCTCGGAGGTCGGTCAGGGGTTCCGACGCAACCTCTCGATGGTCGTGTCGGTCATCCTGGTGACCTTCATCTCGCTCACCTTCTTCGGCGCAGCCGTGCTGCTGCAGCTGCAGATCGGGCAGATGAAGGGCTACTGGTACGACCGCGCCGAGGTGACGGTGTACATGTGCACCGACATCGTGAAGGCGTGCGACGGAGCCGACGCCACCCAGGAGCAGATCGACGCCGTGCAGGCGCAGCTCGACAGCCCGACGCTCGCCGACTTCGTCGAGACCGTCAACTTCGAGTCCACCGAGGAGGCGTTCGCGCGCTTCCAGGAGGAGTTCGCGGGGTCGAGCCTCGCCGAACTCGCGACGATCGACTCCTTCGGCCCGGACTTCCAGGTGAAGCTCTACGACCCGAACCAGTCGGACGTCATCATCGACTCGATCACGGGGATGCCGGGTGTCGACGAGGTGCGCGACCAGCGGGCGCTGCTGCAGCCGATCTTCGACGTCATGAACGCCGCGAGTTACACGGCCGTCGGCATCGCGGGCCTCATGCTCGTCACGGCGGTGCTGCTCATCTCGACCACGATCCGGCTGTCGGCCTTCTCCCGCCGGCGTGAGCTCGCGATCATGCGGCTCGTCGGCGCCTCGAACCGTTTCATCGAGACGCCGTTCATCCTCGAGGGCGTGCTCGCCTCGCTCATCGGTTCGGTGCTGGCGAGCGGCGCGGTCGTCGCGATCGTGCACTTCTTCGTCACGGGCTACCTCAGCGAGAACTTCACCAACTACTCCTTCATCGGCATCCAGGATGCGCTGCTGGTCGCCCCGATCCTGGTCGGGGTCGGCGCCCTGCTGGCCGCCCTCTCGGCGAGCGTCGCCATCCGCCGCTACCTCAAGGCCTAG
- the smpB gene encoding SsrA-binding protein SmpB, translating into MPREKGEKVVATNRKARHDYTIEDTYEAGIVLSGTEVKSLREGKASLVDGYAFIDGGELWLDAVHIPEWGSGSWTNHATRRKRKLLLHKEQIVKISHRTKEGGYTLVPLSIYFKDGRAKVELAIAKGKREYDKRQALRERQDKREADRAMASRRHLGE; encoded by the coding sequence ATGCCCCGTGAGAAGGGTGAGAAGGTCGTCGCGACCAACCGCAAGGCGCGCCACGACTACACGATCGAGGACACCTATGAGGCCGGGATCGTGCTCTCGGGCACCGAGGTGAAGTCGCTGCGCGAGGGCAAGGCGTCGCTCGTCGACGGCTACGCCTTCATCGACGGCGGCGAGCTGTGGCTGGATGCCGTGCACATCCCCGAGTGGGGCTCCGGCTCGTGGACGAACCACGCCACGCGTCGCAAGCGCAAGCTCCTGCTGCACAAGGAGCAGATCGTCAAGATCAGCCACCGCACGAAGGAGGGCGGCTACACGCTCGTGCCGCTCTCGATCTACTTCAAGGACGGCCGCGCGAAGGTCGAGCTGGCGATCGCGAAGGGCAAGCGCGAGTACGACAAGCGCCAGGCCCTGCGCGAGCGGCAGGACAAGCGCGAGGCCGACCGCGCGATGGCGAGCCGCCGCCACCTGGGGGAGTAG
- a CDS encoding SIMPL domain-containing protein — translation MGTVITVQGHFTAWYPAERATVRLAVAFDGAKREGVLASATAAVQTVTDSVKRLHDPDAGPVTWWASDRIRVWAQRPWNNEGKQLAPVHHAAISITVKFKDFDALADWLTEAATVPGVQVSGIEWGLTEAKRTSVTTEVRSRAVTDAADKARVFAQAIGLAQVTATAIADPGMLGVTGDPGAPAPTMMRAAAFAAPPPGGASLDFTPEDIEVSASVDARFEAD, via the coding sequence ATGGGCACCGTCATCACCGTTCAGGGCCACTTCACCGCCTGGTATCCCGCCGAGCGCGCCACCGTCCGTCTCGCCGTCGCCTTCGACGGTGCGAAGCGCGAGGGCGTGCTCGCCTCGGCGACCGCCGCGGTGCAGACCGTCACCGACTCCGTCAAGCGTCTGCACGATCCGGATGCCGGACCCGTCACCTGGTGGGCGAGCGACCGCATCCGGGTGTGGGCGCAGCGTCCCTGGAACAACGAGGGCAAGCAGCTGGCGCCCGTGCACCACGCGGCGATCTCGATCACCGTGAAGTTCAAGGACTTCGACGCCCTCGCCGACTGGCTCACCGAGGCCGCCACGGTGCCCGGTGTGCAGGTGAGCGGCATCGAGTGGGGGCTCACGGAGGCCAAGCGCACCTCCGTGACGACCGAGGTGCGCTCGCGCGCCGTCACGGACGCCGCCGACAAGGCGCGCGTCTTCGCGCAGGCGATCGGGCTCGCCCAGGTGACGGCGACCGCGATCGCCGACCCCGGGATGCTGGGGGTGACGGGCGACCCGGGCGCCCCCGCCCCGACGATGATGCGGGCGGCCGCGTTCGCCGCTCCCCCGCCGGGAGGCGCATCCCTCGACTTCACCCCCGAGGACATCGAGGTGTCGGCATCCGTCGACGCGCGCTTCGAGGCAGACTGA
- a CDS encoding L-aspartate oxidase, with protein MSPTERRLSATVLVIGTGGSGLRAAIELAEAGVDVLVVGKRPQADAHTSLAAGGINAALGTMDPDDSWQQHAADTLTESYLLADPRTVEIVTREAARGIEDLERYGMPFAREEDGRISQRFFGAHTFRRTAFAGDYTGLEIQRTLVNRAAQLHIPVLDSVYITRLLTRDGAVFGAYGFDVGDGTRFLVHADAVILAAGGHNRIWRRTSSRRDENTGDSFRLAVEAGGRLRDAELVQFHPSGILEPENAAGTLISEAARGEGGILRNALGERFMGRYDAERMELSTRDRVALAAYTEIKEGRGTAKGGVWLDVSHLPRETIMRKLPRVYQTMLELQMLDITTDPIEIAPTAHYSMGGVWVRPEDHSTDVEGLYAIGEAASGLHGANRLGGNSLIELLVYGRITAQAAAAYASGLDAQRRSADAEAFARAEVDGLLAADGPENVRALQRGVRNTMTEHAGVVRDEAGLTAGLAELDAIEERMRDVGVHPDIAGFQDLAHAFDLKASALAARATLQSALERRETRGCHNRSDFPELDPALQVNLVWSADGTVEREPIAAIPAEIAERMHEVSAAGKLVE; from the coding sequence GTGTCCCCCACCGAACGCCGCCTGTCCGCCACCGTGCTCGTGATCGGCACCGGGGGCTCGGGCCTCCGCGCCGCCATCGAACTCGCCGAGGCGGGCGTCGACGTGCTCGTCGTCGGCAAGCGCCCCCAGGCCGACGCCCACACCTCGCTCGCCGCCGGCGGCATCAACGCGGCGCTCGGCACCATGGACCCCGACGACTCGTGGCAGCAGCACGCGGCCGACACCCTCACCGAGAGCTACCTGCTCGCCGACCCGCGCACCGTCGAGATCGTCACGCGCGAGGCGGCCCGCGGCATCGAGGACCTCGAGCGCTACGGGATGCCGTTCGCCCGCGAGGAGGACGGTCGCATCTCGCAGCGCTTCTTCGGCGCGCACACCTTCCGCCGCACCGCGTTCGCGGGCGACTACACGGGGCTGGAGATCCAGCGCACGCTCGTGAACCGGGCGGCGCAGTTGCACATCCCCGTGCTCGACTCCGTCTACATCACGCGCCTCCTGACACGCGACGGGGCGGTGTTCGGCGCCTACGGCTTCGACGTGGGCGACGGCACGCGCTTCCTCGTGCACGCGGATGCCGTGATCCTGGCCGCGGGCGGCCACAACCGCATCTGGCGCCGCACCTCCTCGCGCCGCGACGAGAACACGGGCGACTCCTTCCGGCTCGCCGTGGAGGCGGGTGGGCGCCTCCGCGACGCCGAGCTCGTGCAGTTCCATCCCTCCGGGATCCTCGAGCCCGAGAACGCCGCGGGAACCCTCATCTCCGAGGCCGCGCGCGGCGAGGGCGGGATCCTGCGGAACGCGCTCGGCGAGCGGTTCATGGGCCGCTACGACGCCGAGCGCATGGAGCTCTCCACGCGCGACCGCGTGGCGCTCGCCGCCTACACCGAGATCAAGGAGGGCCGCGGTACCGCGAAGGGCGGGGTGTGGCTCGACGTCTCGCACCTGCCGCGCGAGACCATCATGCGGAAGCTCCCCCGCGTCTACCAGACGATGCTCGAACTGCAGATGCTCGACATCACGACCGACCCGATCGAGATCGCGCCGACCGCGCACTACTCGATGGGCGGCGTATGGGTGCGGCCCGAAGACCACTCGACGGATGTCGAGGGCCTCTACGCGATCGGCGAGGCGGCATCCGGGCTGCACGGCGCCAACCGACTGGGCGGCAACTCGCTCATCGAGCTGCTCGTCTACGGGCGCATCACGGCGCAGGCCGCCGCAGCGTACGCATCCGGCCTCGACGCCCAGCGCCGCTCGGCGGACGCCGAGGCCTTCGCCCGCGCCGAGGTCGACGGCCTGCTCGCCGCCGACGGGCCGGAGAACGTGCGGGCGCTGCAGCGCGGCGTCCGCAACACCATGACCGAGCACGCCGGCGTCGTGCGCGACGAGGCGGGACTCACCGCGGGCCTCGCCGAGCTCGACGCGATCGAGGAGCGGATGCGCGACGTCGGCGTGCACCCCGACATCGCCGGCTTCCAGGACCTCGCCCACGCCTTCGACCTCAAGGCCTCCGCCCTCGCCGCCCGCGCCACCCTGCAGTCCGCGCTCGAGCGGCGCGAGACCCGCGGCTGCCACAACCGCTCCGACTTCCCCGAGCTCGACCCGGCACTGCAGGTGAACCTCGTGTGGTCGGCCGACGGCACGGTCGAGCGCGAGCCGATCGCCGCCATCCCCGCCGAGATCGCCGAACGGATGCACGAGGTCTCGGCCGCGGGCAAGCTCGTGGAGTAG
- a CDS encoding SIP domain-containing protein: protein MIDEPHFLLVGDSRDIPAISGMLTRLPVGSFGQVYLEVASAIQMRRLPAPDRVSVTWLCRDRQASASGAIAPRGELAARAAAAWVSEWMPEDSDTRPHPYIMWIGCSTSAPVSELYRRLADRLGDAHLHHPHY, encoded by the coding sequence GTGATCGACGAGCCCCACTTCCTCCTCGTCGGCGACAGCAGGGACATCCCCGCCATCAGTGGGATGCTCACCCGTCTCCCGGTCGGCTCCTTCGGCCAGGTGTACCTCGAGGTGGCGTCCGCCATCCAGATGCGTCGCCTGCCCGCCCCCGACCGCGTCTCGGTGACCTGGCTGTGCCGCGACCGTCAGGCCTCCGCGAGCGGCGCCATCGCACCGCGCGGCGAACTCGCCGCGCGGGCCGCCGCCGCCTGGGTCTCCGAATGGATGCCGGAGGACTCCGACACGCGCCCGCATCCCTACATCATGTGGATCGGCTGCTCGACGAGCGCCCCCGTGAGCGAGCTCTACCGCCGCCTCGCCGACCGCCTCGGCGACGCCCACCTGCACCACCCGCACTACTGA
- a CDS encoding M15 family metallopeptidase gives MTAPDIRPLAPEPTPDAAVDAPASRPRRARARRPRRRTVLLVAGVAAVLVAAGIVAALLVSAHLARQDALAELATARADARAASAGLNLAQQQRIDAVEKLEALLGHADAVTAITGTGIDPAATEQLAAARAAIAVPEVDASPVEPAGSLPLDEADTAQLRAYATAQHDYADRLDGRAEAERSAATQATADADTLTAAFTVFAEATVEEGDALLGERADAADDAKAALEAAGDALTASAPDALAAALAAYRAAVDAVVTSSDAARTPASGHIGTGVDDPTSLTVVVNKRRALPANYAPNDLRRPAGVGNALPLRAVAASAAERMAADMAAVGIQLRMSSGYRSYSRQQTIYNGFVAREGVAGADEHSARPGFSEHQTGLAADFDDGAGCNLNVCFRDTAGGRWLAENAWKYGFILRYGDGWQPTVGYRFEPWHYRYVGETVAADMHERGITTLEDYFGLGAAPDYG, from the coding sequence ATGACCGCACCCGACATCCGCCCCCTGGCACCCGAGCCGACGCCCGACGCGGCCGTCGACGCGCCCGCGTCGCGCCCTCGGCGCGCACGCGCACGGCGCCCCCGCCGCCGTACCGTGCTGCTCGTCGCGGGTGTCGCCGCGGTGCTCGTGGCGGCCGGGATCGTGGCGGCGCTGCTCGTGAGCGCCCACCTCGCCCGGCAGGACGCCCTCGCGGAGCTCGCCACCGCCCGCGCCGACGCGAGAGCCGCCTCGGCCGGGCTGAACCTCGCCCAGCAGCAGCGCATCGACGCCGTCGAGAAGCTCGAGGCGCTGCTCGGCCACGCGGATGCGGTCACCGCGATCACCGGGACGGGCATCGACCCCGCCGCGACCGAGCAGCTCGCCGCCGCGCGCGCGGCGATCGCGGTGCCCGAGGTGGATGCCTCGCCGGTCGAGCCGGCCGGCTCCCTCCCCCTCGACGAGGCCGACACCGCGCAGCTGCGGGCCTATGCGACGGCGCAACACGACTACGCCGACCGCCTCGACGGACGCGCCGAGGCCGAGCGCTCCGCCGCCACGCAGGCGACCGCGGACGCCGACACGCTCACCGCGGCGTTCACCGTGTTCGCCGAGGCGACCGTCGAGGAGGGCGACGCCCTGCTCGGCGAACGCGCGGATGCGGCCGACGACGCGAAGGCGGCGCTCGAGGCCGCGGGCGACGCGCTCACGGCATCCGCACCCGACGCCCTCGCGGCGGCGCTCGCCGCCTACCGCGCGGCGGTGGATGCGGTCGTGACCTCGTCCGACGCGGCCCGCACCCCTGCGAGCGGGCACATCGGCACGGGCGTCGACGACCCCACCTCGCTCACCGTGGTCGTCAACAAGCGGCGCGCCCTGCCCGCGAACTACGCCCCGAACGACCTGCGCCGACCCGCGGGGGTCGGCAACGCCCTGCCCCTCCGCGCGGTCGCGGCGAGCGCCGCCGAGCGGATGGCGGCCGACATGGCCGCGGTCGGCATCCAGCTGCGCATGTCGAGCGGCTACCGCAGCTACAGCCGCCAGCAGACCATCTACAACGGCTTCGTCGCCCGCGAGGGCGTGGCCGGAGCGGACGAGCACTCGGCGCGTCCCGGGTTCTCCGAGCACCAGACCGGTCTCGCGGCCGACTTCGACGACGGCGCCGGCTGCAACCTCAACGTGTGCTTCCGTGACACCGCGGGCGGGCGCTGGCTCGCCGAGAACGCGTGGAAGTACGGCTTCATCCTGCGCTACGGCGACGGCTGGCAGCCGACCGTCGGCTACCGCTTCGAGCCCTGGCACTACCGGTACGTCGGCGAGACGGTGGCCGCCGACATGCACGAGCGCGGCATCACGACCCTCGAGGACTACTTCGGCTTGGGGGCGGCGCCCGACTACGGGTGA